One genomic window of Actinoalloteichus hoggarensis includes the following:
- a CDS encoding MSMEG_6728 family protein, giving the protein MDRLEGGNPAAVQTFLPCVDFDDCAAVLDTRRLGRQRVEVLQILRALTWPGYGWKHHPAVAMWRGFTRALVCYGVTVCEHWRSLGGRDTVLPQLLRFTGGVRDEQWRLAESGMLPPWLGMPALHVSHRSALVGKDPEHYRPVFPEAEAGLPYVWPRPLFPHWPLRRGHADAATRRQAAVLLAEPVLPLETDWIVARLGARRDADFVGSPEDCDLLAVYAGLRTAGRTLWLSRRTGEPDSVVPAIRPHRRLAGDAAGSSPAARVGRQPGPVEQAAEAAEWREQVEFLFHTLPARRPQAEPAPGELTPVETTASLIGPVPPDVGLVVLADPPHVWAGETYPTPEQARAPRRAADTRPRAARRRGEQGAAGRPLSPVDAGGPGSLRVLASPEADHDEPATVERPHPGDREATSVTARRADVDAVDPSAPGRPPVDLPVLRLRPVSAD; this is encoded by the coding sequence GTGGACAGGCTCGAAGGCGGGAACCCCGCCGCCGTGCAGACCTTCCTGCCGTGTGTGGACTTCGACGACTGCGCCGCCGTGCTGGACACGCGACGGCTCGGCAGGCAGCGTGTCGAGGTGCTCCAGATCCTGCGGGCCCTGACCTGGCCGGGCTACGGCTGGAAGCACCACCCGGCGGTCGCGATGTGGCGGGGCTTCACCAGGGCACTGGTCTGCTACGGCGTCACGGTCTGTGAGCACTGGCGGTCGCTCGGCGGGCGGGACACCGTGCTGCCGCAGCTGCTCAGATTCACCGGCGGCGTACGCGACGAGCAGTGGCGGCTGGCCGAGTCCGGCATGCTCCCGCCCTGGCTGGGCATGCCCGCGCTGCATGTCTCGCACCGCTCCGCGCTGGTCGGCAAGGACCCGGAGCACTACCGCCCGGTGTTCCCGGAGGCCGAGGCGGGCCTGCCCTACGTGTGGCCGCGCCCGCTCTTCCCACACTGGCCGCTGCGCCGCGGCCACGCCGACGCGGCGACCCGCAGACAGGCCGCCGTCCTGCTCGCGGAGCCCGTGCTGCCCTTGGAGACGGACTGGATCGTCGCGCGGCTCGGCGCCCGGCGGGACGCGGACTTCGTCGGGTCGCCCGAGGACTGCGACCTGCTGGCGGTGTACGCGGGGCTGCGTACGGCGGGCCGGACGCTGTGGCTGTCCCGCCGGACCGGCGAGCCGGACTCCGTGGTGCCCGCGATCCGACCGCACCGCAGGCTGGCGGGCGACGCCGCGGGCTCCTCCCCCGCCGCCCGCGTCGGACGGCAGCCCGGCCCCGTCGAGCAGGCCGCCGAGGCCGCCGAGTGGCGCGAGCAGGTCGAGTTCCTGTTCCACACGCTGCCCGCCCGGCGCCCGCAGGCCGAACCCGCGCCGGGTGAGCTGACCCCGGTGGAGACGACGGCCTCGCTGATCGGCCCGGTGCCTCCCGACGTCGGACTGGTCGTGCTGGCCGACCCGCCGCATGTCTGGGCGGGCGAGACGTATCCGACCCCGGAGCAGGCCCGCGCGCCCCGACGCGCCGCCGACACCCGCCCCCGAGCCGCCCGCCGCCGAGGCGAGCAGGGGGCCGCCGGGCGACCGCTGAGCCCCGTCGACGCGGGCGGCCCCGGCTCGCTGCGGGTCCTGGCCTCCCCCGAGGCTGATCACGACGAGCCCGCGACGGTCGAGCGCCCGCACCCCGGAGATCGAGAGGCGACGTCGGTCACCGCCCGGCGCGCGGACGTCGACGCCGTCGACCCGTCGGCTCCCGGCCGTCCGCCGGTGGACCTCCCGGTGCTGCGACTCCGGCCGGTGTCCGCCGACTGA
- a CDS encoding ATP-grasp domain-containing protein has product MLNIFVIGLDEENHDVLRAVPSAERYRFHPLLCIEELQHGEIPVADLLARAERVLTEFDGSIDAIVGFWDFPVSTMVPILARRFGTRGADLTSVLKCEHKYWSRLEQQKVIDEHPRFALVSPSDDRPPAELRYPMWLKPVKSFSSELAFKVDDDAEFRQAVERIGRGIGRVGEPFEHILAQVSLPPEIAAVGGRAILAEEALRGVQVAVEGYGCGGDVVIYGTLDSVDYPDSSCFLRHQYPSQLPDSVQRRLADISTRVMRHIGLDNATFSIEYFYDPDTDEIGLLEINSRHSQSHAVLFDHVDGAPNHHCMLALALGEDPRLPRGLGEYGIAAKWYHRRFADGVLRRGPTREELDRVEQEIPGVVVRPTAVEGARLSEQVGQDSYSFTLAEIVVGARDEAELVDKYERCVAALTFEFDEAAQVAEVQETITGCETGLIRETAQEQEGVER; this is encoded by the coding sequence ATGCTGAACATCTTCGTCATCGGGCTCGACGAGGAGAACCACGACGTGCTGCGTGCGGTTCCCTCCGCCGAGCGATACCGGTTTCACCCGCTGCTGTGCATCGAGGAGTTGCAGCACGGTGAGATCCCCGTCGCGGACCTGCTCGCGAGGGCGGAGCGCGTCCTGACCGAGTTCGACGGCTCGATCGACGCGATCGTCGGGTTCTGGGACTTCCCCGTGAGCACCATGGTCCCCATCCTCGCCAGGCGTTTCGGCACGCGCGGCGCCGACCTCACCTCGGTGCTCAAGTGCGAGCACAAGTACTGGAGCAGGCTGGAGCAGCAGAAGGTCATCGACGAGCATCCGCGTTTCGCCCTGGTCTCGCCCTCGGACGACCGTCCGCCCGCCGAGCTGCGATATCCGATGTGGTTGAAGCCGGTGAAGTCCTTCTCCTCCGAACTCGCCTTCAAGGTCGACGACGACGCAGAGTTCCGGCAGGCCGTGGAGCGGATCGGCCGGGGCATCGGCCGGGTGGGCGAACCCTTCGAGCACATCCTCGCGCAGGTGTCGCTGCCGCCGGAGATCGCCGCCGTCGGGGGCCGGGCGATCCTGGCGGAGGAGGCGCTGCGCGGGGTGCAGGTGGCGGTGGAGGGTTACGGGTGCGGCGGCGACGTCGTGATCTACGGGACGCTGGACTCCGTCGACTACCCCGACAGCTCCTGCTTCCTGCGGCACCAGTACCCGTCGCAGCTGCCCGACTCGGTGCAGCGGCGACTGGCCGACATCTCCACGCGGGTGATGCGGCACATCGGCCTGGACAACGCGACCTTCAGCATCGAGTACTTCTACGATCCCGACACGGACGAGATCGGCCTGTTGGAGATCAACAGTAGGCACTCGCAGTCGCATGCCGTCCTCTTCGACCACGTCGACGGGGCGCCCAACCATCACTGCATGCTGGCGTTGGCCCTCGGGGAGGATCCTCGGCTGCCTCGCGGCCTCGGCGAGTACGGCATCGCCGCGAAGTGGTACCACCGCCGGTTCGCCGACGGGGTCCTCCGCCGCGGCCCCACGCGCGAGGAGCTGGACCGCGTCGAACAGGAGATCCCCGGCGTCGTCGTGCGGCCGACGGCGGTGGAGGGGGCGCGGCTGTCCGAGCAGGTCGGCCAGGACAGCTACAGCTTCACCCTCGCCGAGATCGTCGTCGGAGCGCGGGACGAGGCGGAGCTGGTCGACAAGTACGAGCGCTGTGTCGCGGCGCTGACCTTCGAGTTCGACGAGGCCGCCCAGGTCGCCGAGGTCCAGGAGACGATCACGGGCTGCGAGACGGGCCTGATTCGAGAGACGGCGCAGGAACAGGAAGGCGTTGAACGCTGA